One region of Mesobacillus jeotgali genomic DNA includes:
- the rpoB gene encoding DNA-directed RNA polymerase subunit beta → MTGQLVQYGRHRQRRSYARISEVLELPNLIEIQTSSYQWFLDEGLREMFQDISPIEDFTGNLSLEFIDYSLGEPKYPVEESKERDVTYSAPLRVKVRLVNKETGEVKDQDVFMGDFPLMTETGTFVINGAERVIVSQLVRSPSVYYSGKLDKNGKKGFTATVIPNRGAWLEYETDAKDVVYVRIDRTRKLPVTVLLRALGFGSDQEIIDLIGDNEYIRNTLEKDNTESTEKALLEIYERLRPGEPPTVDNAKSLLVSRFFDPKRYDLANVGRYKINKKLHIKNRLFGQKLAETLVDPETGEIIAEKGVTLDRRTLDKIIPALEKNVGFKNFSPYGGVVEEDVTLQSIKIYSPNDVEGEKEINVLGNAYVPEPIKNITPADIIASISYFFNLLHGVGDTDDIDHLGNRRLRSVGELLQNQFRIGLSRMERVVRERMSIQDTNTITPQQLINIRPVIASIKEFFGSSQLSQFMDQTNPLAELTHKRRLSALGPGGLTRERAGFEVRDVHYSHYGRMCPIETPEGPNIGLINSLSSFAKVNRFGFIETPYRRVDPETGKVTSHFDYLTADEEDNYVVAQANARLAEDGSFVDDEVIARFRGENTVVVRDRVDYMDVSPKQVVSAATACIPFLENDDSNRALMGANMQRQAVPLMQPEAPRVGTGMEHVSAKDSGAAVICKHEGIVEHVEAREVWVRRVKEVDGQEVKGDLDKYRMLKFIRSNQGTCYNQRPIVSVGDRVTKGEILADGPSMEAGELALGRNVLVGFMTWNGYNYEDAIIMSERLVKDDVYTSIHIEEYESESRDTKLGPEEITRDIPNVGEDALRNLDERGIIRVGAEVKDGDLLVGKVTPKGVTELTAEERLLHAIFGEKAREVRDTSLRVPHGGGGIVLDVKVFNREDGDELPPGVNQLVRAYIVQKRKISEGDKMAGRHGNKGVISKILPEEDMPFLPDGTPVDIMLNPLGVPSRMNIGQVLELHLGMAARYLGIHVASPVFDGATEEDVWATIEEAGMARDAKTILYDGRTGEPFDNRVSVGVMYMIKLAHMVDDKLHARSTGPYSLVTQQPLGGKAQFGGQRFGEMEVWALEAYGAAYTLQEILTVKSDDVVGRVKTYEAIVKGENVPEPGVPESFKVLMKELQSLGMDVKILSGDEKEIEMRDFDDDEEMQHAETLTIAPEAEEMDSEKVGMKE, encoded by the coding sequence TTGACAGGTCAACTAGTTCAGTATGGACGACACCGCCAACGTAGAAGTTATGCTCGCATCAGTGAAGTTTTGGAATTGCCGAATTTGATTGAAATTCAAACCTCTTCCTATCAGTGGTTTCTTGATGAGGGCCTCCGTGAGATGTTCCAGGACATTTCACCGATTGAAGACTTTACTGGTAACTTATCGTTAGAGTTTATCGATTACAGTCTTGGCGAACCGAAATATCCAGTCGAAGAATCAAAAGAAAGAGACGTCACTTACTCTGCGCCATTGCGAGTAAAGGTCCGCCTTGTGAATAAGGAAACTGGTGAAGTAAAGGACCAGGATGTCTTCATGGGCGATTTCCCGCTTATGACTGAAACTGGCACATTTGTAATCAACGGTGCGGAAAGGGTTATCGTTTCCCAGCTTGTTCGTTCACCAAGTGTATACTACAGCGGGAAACTTGATAAGAACGGGAAAAAAGGGTTCACTGCTACCGTAATCCCGAACCGCGGCGCCTGGTTGGAATATGAAACAGATGCCAAGGATGTTGTATATGTAAGGATCGATCGTACGAGGAAGCTCCCTGTTACGGTTCTTTTGCGTGCATTAGGGTTCGGTTCTGATCAAGAAATCATTGATCTGATCGGAGATAACGAATATATCCGTAATACTCTTGAAAAGGACAACACGGAAAGCACGGAAAAGGCGCTTCTTGAAATTTACGAGCGTCTGCGTCCTGGCGAACCGCCTACAGTTGACAATGCCAAAAGCCTGCTGGTATCAAGATTCTTTGATCCAAAGCGCTATGACCTTGCAAATGTAGGGCGTTATAAAATCAACAAAAAGCTTCATATTAAAAACCGTTTATTCGGGCAAAAGCTTGCAGAAACATTGGTAGATCCTGAAACAGGGGAAATTATCGCGGAGAAAGGCGTCACTTTAGACCGCCGTACCCTGGATAAAATCATTCCTGCGCTGGAGAAGAATGTTGGCTTCAAGAATTTCAGCCCATATGGCGGCGTGGTTGAAGAGGATGTAACGCTGCAAAGCATTAAAATCTACTCTCCGAACGATGTTGAGGGCGAAAAAGAAATTAATGTTTTAGGAAATGCGTATGTCCCTGAACCAATCAAGAACATCACGCCTGCTGATATCATTGCATCTATCAGCTACTTCTTTAACTTGCTGCATGGTGTTGGTGACACGGACGATATCGACCATTTAGGAAACAGACGCCTTCGTTCTGTAGGTGAGCTGTTGCAGAACCAGTTCCGCATTGGTTTGTCCAGAATGGAGCGTGTAGTCCGTGAAAGAATGTCCATCCAGGACACTAATACGATTACACCGCAGCAATTAATCAATATCCGCCCTGTGATTGCGTCCATCAAAGAATTCTTTGGAAGCTCCCAGCTTTCACAGTTCATGGACCAGACAAATCCGCTGGCTGAATTGACACATAAAAGGCGTCTTTCTGCATTGGGACCTGGTGGTCTAACACGTGAGCGTGCTGGTTTTGAAGTGCGTGACGTTCACTATTCTCACTACGGACGTATGTGTCCGATTGAAACGCCGGAAGGCCCAAACATCGGTTTGATCAACTCATTATCAAGTTTCGCGAAGGTTAACCGCTTCGGATTCATCGAGACTCCGTACCGCCGCGTTGACCCTGAAACAGGTAAAGTGACAAGCCATTTCGATTACTTAACAGCTGATGAAGAAGACAACTATGTAGTAGCACAGGCGAATGCTCGGCTTGCTGAAGATGGTTCCTTTGTTGATGATGAAGTAATTGCCCGTTTCCGCGGTGAAAACACTGTTGTCGTGCGTGACCGCGTCGATTATATGGACGTATCACCTAAGCAGGTTGTATCCGCAGCGACTGCATGTATCCCGTTCCTTGAAAACGATGACTCCAACCGTGCCCTAATGGGTGCGAACATGCAGCGTCAGGCTGTTCCATTGATGCAGCCTGAAGCACCAAGAGTCGGAACTGGAATGGAACACGTATCTGCGAAGGATTCCGGTGCTGCAGTCATCTGTAAGCATGAAGGAATCGTTGAGCATGTCGAAGCACGTGAAGTGTGGGTGCGCCGGGTCAAGGAAGTAGACGGACAGGAAGTCAAGGGAGACCTTGATAAGTACCGTATGCTAAAGTTCATCCGTTCTAACCAGGGAACATGCTACAACCAGCGCCCAATCGTAAGTGTTGGTGACCGTGTAACCAAGGGCGAAATCCTTGCTGATGGCCCTTCAATGGAAGCAGGAGAACTTGCACTTGGCCGTAACGTCCTTGTCGGCTTCATGACATGGAATGGTTATAACTACGAGGATGCTATCATCATGAGTGAGCGCCTCGTTAAAGACGATGTCTATACATCGATCCATATAGAAGAGTATGAATCAGAGTCCCGCGATACGAAGCTAGGACCTGAAGAAATCACACGTGATATTCCAAACGTCGGGGAAGATGCACTCAGAAACCTTGATGAGCGTGGAATAATCCGTGTCGGTGCTGAAGTGAAAGATGGAGACCTGCTTGTTGGTAAGGTAACACCAAAAGGGGTTACTGAATTGACTGCTGAGGAACGTCTCCTTCATGCGATCTTCGGTGAAAAAGCAAGGGAAGTCCGCGATACTTCATTGCGTGTTCCTCATGGCGGCGGCGGGATTGTCCTTGACGTCAAAGTGTTCAACCGTGAAGATGGCGACGAGCTTCCTCCAGGTGTAAATCAGCTTGTCCGTGCCTACATCGTTCAGAAACGTAAGATTTCTGAAGGTGACAAAATGGCGGGACGCCACGGTAACAAAGGGGTTATCTCCAAAATCCTTCCGGAAGAGGATATGCCTTTCTTGCCGGACGGAACACCAGTCGATATCATGCTTAACCCACTAGGGGTACCATCACGTATGAACATCGGTCAGGTGCTTGAGCTTCACCTTGGTATGGCTGCACGCTACCTGGGAATCCATGTTGCGTCTCCTGTTTTCGATGGTGCTACTGAAGAGGATGTCTGGGCGACGATCGAGGAAGCAGGCATGGCGAGGGACGCTAAGACCATCCTTTATGATGGCCGCACAGGTGAGCCTTTCGATAACCGTGTATCTGTCGGTGTCATGTACATGATTAAGCTTGCTCACATGGTAGACGATAAGCTTCACGCTCGTTCTACTGGACCATACTCACTTGTTACACAGCAGCCACTTGGCGGTAAAGCCCAGTTCGGCGGACAGCGTTTCGGGGAGATGGAGGTTTGGGCACTTGAAGCATACGGTGCTGCTTACACATTACAGGAAATCTTAACTGTCAAGTCTGATGATGTTGTTGGACGTGTTAAAACATATGAAGCAATTGTAAAAGGTGAAAACGTTCCAGAACCAGGTGTTCCTGAGTCATTCAAAGTATTGATGAAAGAACTTCAGAGTCTTGGTATGGATGTCAAGATCCTTTCAGGCGATGAAAAAGAAATCGAAATGCGCGACTTCGATGATGACGAAGAAATGCAGCATGCTGAAACGTTGACAATTGCTCCTGAAGCAGAAGAAATGGATTCGGAAAAAGTAGGAATGAAAGAATAG